A portion of the Clostridia bacterium genome contains these proteins:
- a CDS encoding sigma-70 family RNA polymerase sigma factor, with protein sequence MDDCAAKYRRYLEGDRDAAAGIMEELFFGLVFFVDRYVADIHTAEDIALDVMSDLFVYKKFNFKVSLKTYVYMLGKSRALDCIRRRRRVTFTELSEAENAAEQAELEEKVLADERKRELNAALGKLPEEMRVAVHLVYFEDMTYEETAKVMKKSKKQVDNLIYRAKKELRSLLEKENQIL encoded by the coding sequence ATGGACGACTGCGCCGCCAAATACCGACGTTACCTCGAAGGCGACAGAGACGCCGCGGCCGGGATAATGGAGGAATTGTTTTTCGGCCTTGTATTCTTCGTCGACCGTTACGTCGCCGATATCCACACCGCGGAGGATATCGCGCTCGACGTTATGAGCGACCTCTTCGTTTATAAGAAATTCAACTTCAAAGTCAGCCTGAAGACCTACGTTTATATGCTCGGCAAGAGCCGCGCCCTCGACTGCATAAGGCGCCGCAGGAGGGTAACGTTCACGGAGCTTTCCGAAGCGGAGAACGCGGCGGAGCAGGCGGAGCTCGAGGAGAAAGTGCTCGCCGACGAGCGCAAGCGCGAGCTTAACGCCGCGCTCGGCAAGCTTCCGGAGGAAATGCGCGTCGCCGTACACCTCGTCTACTTTGAGGATATGACCTACGAAGAGACCGCGAAGGTGATGAAGAAGAGCAAAAAACAGGTCGATAATCTTATATATCGCGCCAAAAAGGAACTTCGTTCCCTCTTGGAAAAGGAGAATCAGATACTATGA